In the genome of Lacerta agilis isolate rLacAgi1 chromosome 2, rLacAgi1.pri, whole genome shotgun sequence, one region contains:
- the LOC117041667 gene encoding HAUS augmin-like complex subunit 3, translating into MLSRRRSRVFLLDTVNRGSEFVETLKFVYPKADGLQEKDFDWLFDCPETEQFLESFCNIVGEENVSSSTELEAYEKLVVSGKPVLEGEALEQVLKTCRQASQLRCAIQENDTLPLETLEQEVQTLKSQCACRAKRRTKLQIRLANLKRELCHSAEKKEKVSRELKKAHLRLEPENFQSNDALSQACKKVKELMQWHRKPAGKRQEASMAAADLERCLELEEKVTKALLGFSPKVLPDVVSDVEADQTVLVKRGQGDSWEKLDTGSMERRAQKVLLDSKSTIFNNDSEGHKTTYGTLKSQVLSKGQLANKNESEFTCKALSQEMDQMESESFRTVQDGCQGGLKMRGAAAEMENPKDDKLSSYQEELERIALAYMCSQEKALVTSANIKGISSTLKWAGKALKAAKENKVEEEKGELYLRRATFQEQLCILQREVRHAKTKKLVPLLQTSARLLRLPVVCGELTLEARRLGHLVSMQEQAAGQMMVQWSHLELLWLLLMHEQKNLQQMKTQLEGMVATSNESHAKLQEWQACFEDSRFSVKQCPRTLIDPSDLTMLRLWEMLNRHSQDKQLFHAYGALAGWGSRLCQELRMLKVQLATPHSQLPKLESDNEILHSLMYGDCNQLMLRAQGLEEPLEQLCTTQAKLYQMLMDTLSDMKAKQKSLQSHFQQTERSLYMHFFTNPEQLKELVEEAEKQTLAFS; encoded by the exons ATGCTCTCACGGAGACGCTCCAGAGTTTTCCTCCTGGATACAGTTAACAGAGGAAGTGAGTTTGTGGAGACGCTGAAATTTGTTTATCCCAAGGCAGATGGTCTTCAGGAGAAAGACTTTGACTGGCTCTTTGATTGTCCTGAGACAGAACAGTTTCTCGAGTCTTTCTGCAACATAGTGGGGGAGGAGAATGTATCCAGTTCTACAGAACTGGAGGCCTATGAGAAACTGGTTGTTTCGGGGAAGCCTGTTCTGGAAGGTGAAGCACTGGAACAGGTGTTGAAGACCTGCCGCCAAGCCTCTCAGCTCAGGTGTGCTATACAGGAGAATGACACCCTGCCTCTCGAGACACTTGAACAAGAGGTGCAGACCCTGAAGAGCCAATGCGCCTGTCGGGCAAAGCGGCGCACCAAGCTCCAAATTCGTCTAGCCAACTTGAAGCGGGAGCTCTGTCATTCAgctgagaagaaagagaaagtgagccGGGAGCTGAAGAAGGCACACCTGCGGCTAGAGCCAGAGAACTTTCAGAGCAATGATGCTCTCAGCCAAGCCTGTAAGAAAGTGAAGGAGCTGATGCAGTGGCACAGGAAGCCTGCAGGCAAGCGGCAGGAAGCCTCAATGGCAGCAGCGGACCTGGAACGTTGCCTCGAATTGGAAGAAAAAGTCACAAAGGCTTTATTGGGATTCTCACCAAAGGTCTTGCCAGATGTTGTCAGTGATGTGGAAGCTGATCAAACAGTTCTGGTGAAAAGGGGGCAGGGAGACTCTTGGGAAAAACTGGATACAGGGTCTATGGAAAGACGAGCTCAGAAAGTGCTGCTAGATAGTAAGAGTACAATCTTCAATAATGATTCTGAAGGTCACAAAACAACATATGGCACACTGAAAAGCCAAGTTCTCTCCAAGGGGCAGCTGGCCAATAAGAACGAGTCAGAGTTTACTTGTAAAGCTCTGTCACAAGAAATGGACCAAATGGAAAGTGAGAGCTTCAGAACTGTTCAGGATGGTTGTCAAGGAGGGTTGAAGATGCGGGGAGCAGCTGCTGAAATGGAGAATCCCAAAGATGACAAGCTGAGCAGCTATCAGGAAGAACTGGAGCGCATAGCATTGGCTTACATGTGCAGTCAGGAAAAGGCACTCGTGACCTCTGCAAACATTAAAGGAATTTCATCTACCTTGAAATGGGCAGGGAAGGCCCTCAAGGCTGCTAAGGAGAACAAG gtggaggaagagaaaggagaactgTATCTTCGTAGAGCCACTTTCCAGGAGCAGTTGTGCATCCTCCAAAGGGAGGTTAGACATGCAAAAACCAAAAAGCTTGTCCCTTTGCTCCAGACCAGTGCCCGCCTCCTTCGCTTGCCTGTAGTATGTGGGGAACTCACTTTGGAAGCCAGGAGACTTGGTCATCTTGTATCAATGCAAGAACAAGCTGCTGGCCAAATGATGGTCCAGTGGAGCCATTTGGAGCTGCTGTGGCTCTTGCTGATGCATGAGCAGAAGAATCTGCAACAGATGAAGACCCAGCTGGAGGGGATGGTGGCTACCTCGAATGAATCACATGCTAAATTACAGGAATGGCAAGCCTGCTTTGAGGATTCAAGGTTCTCCGTTAAGCAATGCCCGCGGACTCTGATAGACCCCAGTGATCTCACCATGTTACG GCTGTGGGAGATGCTAAACAGGCACAGTCAAGATAAGCAACTCTTCCATGCCTATGGGGCCTTGGCAGGCTGGGGCTCCCGGTTATGCCAGGAGCTCAGGATGCTCAAAGTGCAGCTGGCCACACCACACTCTCAGCTTCCTAAACTGGAGTCTGACAATGAGATACTTCACTCTTTGATGTATGGTGACTGCAACCAGCTAATGCTTCGTGCTCAG GGACTAGAAGAACCTCTGGAGCAGCTTTGCACCACACAAGCCAAACTCTACCAAATGCTAATGGACACCTTGAGTGATATGAAGGCCAAGCAAAAATCTCTGCAGAGCCACTTTCAGCAAACTGAGCGCAGCCTCTACATGCATTTCTTCACTAACCCAGAACAGCTGAAGGAGCTGGTGGAAGAAGCTGAGAAACAGACCCTGGCATTTTCTTAG